The following are from one region of the Acipenser ruthenus chromosome 19, fAciRut3.2 maternal haplotype, whole genome shotgun sequence genome:
- the LOC117424178 gene encoding uncharacterized protein LOC117424178 — MSSPFACFQIQKKNRKSKQADTGYHCLLCLDAVQQLSKENSPKGASADLESSKAACRSSGSALTESLLAPVIYRSRSYATSTPIRDNSSFKTNSKNQLLSKQAKEQSQLCKGKSEDAEASAPEETAYNLNDKLVRCQSTKETCRSEALVINSFAVLPPVKPASPSYQRQTSSANKSEIIVSPSTANNRTASSRSDRTPMAEERKADTPGIQKDLNQPQGGEISVASLVPRAPTQSEPGLGHWQSPYTPSKQILTAYRIHTSKKTAASFITTGILHGRGTQSSGRNLKQEDLSTVTVNKNGQNHKLLFGLKPKNIIRGTDPPSQQALPVLSGTRVAIPVSSHRLL, encoded by the coding sequence ATGTCCTCTCCATTTGCCTGTTtccaaattcagaaaaaaaacagaaaatccaAGCAGGCAGACACAGGGTACCACTGCTTGCTTTGCTTAGATGCTGTACAACAACTGTCAAAAGAAAATTCTCCTAAAGGAGCCAGTGCAGATTTAGAATCTTCCAAAGCAGCCTGCCGTTCATCTGGCAGCGCTCTAACTGAAAGCCTCCTTGCGCCTGTAATTTACCGAAGCAGATCATATGCCACTTCTACTCCAATTAGAGATAAttccagttttaaaacaaattctaAGAACCAGTTACTGTCTAAACAAGCAAAAGAACAATCTCAATTGTGCAAAGGAAAATCAGAAGACGCTGAAGCGAGTGCACCTGAAGAAACTGCATACAATTTAAATGACAAGCTTGTACGATGCCAGTCAACTAAAGAGACTTGCCGTTCGGAAGCTCTAGTTATCAACAGTTTTGCTGTCTTGCCCCCTGTAAAACCAGCTAGTCCCAGTTATCAAAGACAGACTTCTTCAGCAAATAAAAGTGAGATTATAGTCTCTCCTAGCACTGCAAACAATAGGACAGCTAGTAGCAGATCAGATAGAACACCCATGGCAGAGGAGAGAAAAGCTGACACACCTGGTATACAAAAGGACCTGAATCAGCCCCAGGGCGGGGAGATTTCAGTTGCCTCTCTTGTGCCGAGGGCCCCTACTCAGTCTGAACCTGGGCTTGGGCACTGGCAATCTCCCTACACTCCAAGCAAACAAATTCTGACTGCTTACAGGATTCATACCTCCAAGAAAACTGCGGCCTCATTCATTACGACTGGGATTCTGCATGGGCGGGGTACACAGAGCAGTGGAAGGAATCTTAAGCAAGAAGATTTAAGTACAGTGACTGTTAATAAGAATGGCCAGAACCACAAACTTTTATTTGGGCTGAAGCCCAAAAATATAATCAGAGGAACCGATCCACCATCACAACAGGCGTTGCCAGTACTATCAGGAACTAGAGTTGCGATACCGGTATCATCTCATCGACTGCTGTGA
- the LOC117424177 gene encoding ATM interactor — translation MAASVPSSRGAHSQRNNTTNINPNNSESNSQEPSQPWEMIKPSITELTKEVRTNILCTVEGCGKILPNTPALNMHLVKSHRIQDGMVNPTVRKKDIKASQKLYCCPMEGCPRGPNRPFSQFSLVKQHFMKMHAEKKYKCAKCSNSYSTEWDLKRHSEDCGKTYRCTCGCPYACRAALLSHIYRTGHEIPAEHRYPPVKKRKMEGSLGGATKQRPNEQMFQIVSIEQELSEVYVASSGPCQSNAGNQNPTPSKTIQKFLLPKPRVALVKVPVMQFAHVPIIVSSADHSIKPVVVAVDNQGSVISTVHLLPQSMGTLDTKALTFRDTMPMSRLALGPVSTGVQVNLEAMASNHNILAEMGHRNKSISTNIQTDISYLSKGSTPVSFCPVNDSSVSSCAQTDISVSAQVLLPINVQTQTFPSPYKMTSSIGAQTDAFGQTYYPSYAVTRKTQTNTNLSTTECREQQMDQAIMCTDIFENDSSYSVSTQTSLKSNCLTTENMDQHLTSSSNPSLFDEKSVGIMCFSAQTSLLPQHPVADNQTQTMNLFSDLENILSDSMTGHSLDNRGPLSGASTSCEVGLTSVQEQNTGIDFDFEEFLNAAHTQTQTEESELGTLNSEPVLESLDIETQTDFLFFDDHAPNYSSRVQSNYLGLDTQTQTDLNFLLDTSSHIPLGNFLKQSSFSMSMESSDTETQTEVHPALRCNSSHESQVKSNSTETQTITSCFGSLGNLFLTSNETQTVMDDFLVADVAWNTLESHFSSVETQTCEELSSLFHHSDKTNN, via the exons ATGGCTGCCTCCGTACCAAGCAGCAGAGGAGCACATTCACAACGCAATAACACGACTAATATTAATCCCAACAACTCAGAAAGTAACAGCCAGGAGCCTTCACAGCCATGGGAAATGATAAAACCCTCAATCACGGAGCTAACCAAAGAGGTGCGGACAAATATCCTCTGCACTGTGGAAGGATGTGGAAAAATCCTGCCAAATACCCCTGCCCTCAACATGCATCTCGTCAAGTCACACCGGATTCAG GACGGCATGGTCAATCCAACTGTGCGAAAGAAAGATATAAAGGCATCGCAGAAACTTTACTGCTGTCCAATGGAAGGATGCCCAAGAGGACCAAACAGACCTTTCTCACAGTTTTCTCTGGTTAAACAG CATTTTATGAAGATGCACgctgaaaagaaatacaaatgtgcCAAATGCAGTAACTCTTATAGCACTGAGTGGGACCTGAAGCGGCATTCGGAGGACTGTGGGAAGACGTACCGGTGCACATGTGGATGCCCCTATGCCTGCAGGGCAGCATTGTTGTCACATATCTACAGGACAGGGCACGAGATCCCTGCAGAACACAG atatCCACCAGTTAAAAAGAGAAAGATGGAAGGGTCATTAGGTGGAGCAACAAAACAAAGACCCAACGAACAGATGTTTCAAATTGTCAGCATAGAACAAGAGCTGTCAGAGGTTTATGTGGCATCAAGTGGTCCCTGCCAATCCAATGCTGGGAACCAAAACCCTACACCAAGTAAAACTATTCAGAAGTTTCTCTTGCCAAAGCCCAGGGTAGCCCTGGTGAAAGTCCCTGTGATGCAGTTTGCCCATGTGCCAATCATTGTTTCCTCAGCAGATCACTCAATCAAGCCAGTTGTAGTGGCAGTTGACAATCAAGGATCTGTAATAAGCACTGTGCATCTCCTTCCCCAATCAATGGGAACCCTGGACACAAAAGCTTTGACCTTCAGAGATACCATGCCTATGTCGAGATTGGCCTTGGGACCTGTCAGTACTGGAGTGCAAGTGAATCTGGAAGCCATGGCTTCCAACCATAACATTTTGGCAGAAATGGGCCATAGGAATAAGAGCATTTCCACAAACATTCAGACCGATATATCATACCTTTCAAAGGGCTCCACGCCAGTAAGTTTTTGCCCTGTCAATGATTCATCTGTGTCATCTTGTGCCCAAACAGATATAAGTGTTAGTGCTCAGGTGCTGCTGCCCATCAATGTACAGACCCAGACATTTCCCTCTCCCTATAAAATGACTTCTTCCATAGGCGCCCAAACTGATGCTTTTGGCCAAACCTATTATCCCTCCTATGCTGTTACCAGAAAAACCCAAACAAACACTAATCTAAGCACTACGGAGTGCAGAGAGCAGCAAATGGACCAAGCTATAATGTGCACAGACATTTTTGAGAATGACTCCTCTTACAGCGTCTCGACACAAACCAGTTTAAAAAGCAACTGCTTAACAACAGAGAATATGGACCAACATTTGACATCCAGTAGCAACCCCAGTCTTTTTGATGAGAAATCGGTTGGTATTATGTGCTTCAGTGCACAGACATCTTTGCTCCCACAGCACCCTGTGGCAGACAATCAAACTCAAACAATGAATTTATTCAGCGATCTTGAAAACATCCTATCAGATAGCATGACTGGTCACTCCCTGGACAACCGTGGCCCATTGTCAGGAGCCAGCACAAGCTGTGAAGTGGGCCTGACGTCTGTCCAGGAACAAAATACGGGAATTGACTTTGACTTTGAAGAGTTCTTGAATGCAGCTCACACACAGACTCAAACTGAGGAGAGTGAATTAGGCACTTTAAACTCTGAGCCAGTCTTGGAATCTCTTGACATTGAAACTCAGACAGACTTTTTGTTCTTTGATGATCACGCTCCCAATTACAGTAGCAGAGTTCAGTCAAACTACTTAGGGCTTGACACCCAGACACAAACTGACCTAAATTTTCTTTTGGACACCAGCAGTCACATACCACTGGGCAATTTTCTGAAACAATCAAGTTTTTCTATGAGCATGGAATCTTCTGATACAGAAACACAGACTGAGGTTCATCCAGCTCTACGGTGTAACTCCAGTCATGAAAGCCAAGTGAAGTCAAACAGCACTGAGACCCAGACTATCACTAGCTGCTTTGGAAGCTTGGGAAACTTGTTCTTAACCAGCAATGAGACCCAGACTGTCATGGATGACTTTCTGGTGGCTGATGTGGCTTGGAACACCCTGGAATCCCATTTCAGTTCAGTAGAAACTCAGACATGTGAGGAACTCTCTTCACTCTTTCATCACTCTGACAAAACCAACAATTGA